In a single window of the Thermus amyloliquefaciens genome:
- a CDS encoding NUDIX hydrolase has protein sequence MRREILVVAAILLDRQGRVLLVGNDWGRRGMVRYTLPGGTVEPGETVLEALVREVREETGLRVKAIEHLAYAIQVEDRRKNERTLAMAFRASYEGLLNPRDPDGHIVEARFFTPEEVAVKLAGHRPLLEPLLDYLAGERGRFYAYTGWNQPGTRV, from the coding sequence ATGCGCCGCGAGATCCTGGTGGTGGCGGCCATCCTCCTGGACCGCCAGGGCCGGGTCCTCCTGGTGGGGAACGACTGGGGCCGGCGGGGCATGGTGCGCTACACCCTCCCCGGGGGCACGGTGGAGCCGGGGGAAACCGTGCTGGAAGCCCTGGTGCGGGAGGTGCGGGAGGAGACCGGCTTAAGGGTGAAGGCCATTGAGCACCTGGCCTACGCCATCCAGGTGGAGGACCGCCGGAAGAACGAAAGGACCCTGGCCATGGCCTTTAGGGCCAGCTACGAGGGGCTTTTGAACCCCCGCGACCCTGACGGCCACATCGTGGAGGCCCGCTTCTTCACCCCGGAGGAGGTGGCGGTGAAGCTTGCCGGCCACCGCCCCCTTCTGGAGCCTCTCCTGGACTACCTGGCGGGAGAACGGGGGCGGTTTTACGCCTACACCGGCTGGAACCAGCCGGGAACGCGGGTCTAG
- a CDS encoding ZIP family metal transporter, whose amino-acid sequence METPVFLYALLGGLFTWGLTAVGAASVFLMREPSRKLLDGMLGFAAGVMLAASVFSLLLPGMEMAEAQGTVPWVPAVVGFLLGGALLRLMDRFLPHVHLGPGAQEEGVRTLWRRTTLLILAITLHNFPEGLAVGVAFGAAGLDPTGAATLGGAIALAVGIGLQNLPEGLAVAWPLRRAGIGAGKAWFYGQLSAIVEPLGALLGALLVTQMLYLLPYLMALAAGAMVFVIVEEVIPESQAEGNGDISTFGVMTGFACMLALDVALG is encoded by the coding sequence ATGGAAACCCCGGTCTTCCTCTACGCCCTATTGGGAGGGCTCTTCACCTGGGGGCTCACCGCGGTGGGGGCCGCCAGCGTGTTCCTAATGCGGGAGCCCAGCCGCAAGCTTCTGGATGGGATGCTGGGCTTTGCCGCTGGCGTGATGCTGGCGGCCAGCGTCTTCTCCCTTCTCCTTCCGGGGATGGAGATGGCCGAGGCTCAGGGCACGGTGCCTTGGGTGCCCGCGGTGGTGGGCTTCCTTCTGGGCGGGGCCTTGTTGCGCCTGATGGACCGCTTCCTTCCCCATGTGCACCTGGGGCCAGGGGCCCAGGAGGAGGGCGTGAGAACCCTGTGGCGGCGCACCACCTTGTTGATCCTGGCCATCACCCTTCACAACTTCCCCGAGGGCCTGGCGGTGGGGGTGGCCTTTGGGGCCGCGGGGTTGGACCCCACGGGGGCGGCCACCCTGGGCGGGGCCATCGCCTTGGCGGTGGGCATCGGGTTGCAAAACCTGCCCGAGGGCCTGGCGGTGGCCTGGCCCCTGAGGCGGGCGGGTATCGGGGCGGGGAAGGCCTGGTTTTATGGGCAGCTTTCCGCCATCGTGGAGCCCCTTGGGGCCCTGCTGGGAGCCCTTTTGGTCACGCAGATGCTCTACCTTTTGCCCTACCTCATGGCCCTGGCGGCGGGGGCCATGGTTTTCGTGATCGTGGAGGAGGTCATTCCGGAAAGCCAGGCGGAGGGCAACGGGGACATCTCCACCTT
- the prfA gene encoding peptide chain release factor 1 has translation MLDKLARLEEEYRELEARLADPEVLKDQKRYQTLSRRYAEMGEVIALIRAYRKVLEDLEGVEGLLEDPELKEVAKAEREALLARKAELERELERHLLPKDPLDERDAIVEIRAGTGGEEAALFARDLLEMYLRFAEEMGFETEVLDSHPTDLGGFSKVVFEVRGPGAYGTFKYESGVHRVQRVPATETQGRIHTSTATVAVLPKAEESDFQLNMDEIRIDVMRASGPGGQGVNTTDSAVRVVHLPTGIMVTCQDSRSQIKNREKALMILRSRLLEMKRAEEAEKLRQTRLAQIGTGERSEKIRTYNFPQSRVTDHRIGFTTHDLEGVLSGHLQPLLEALKRADQERQLEAMTEA, from the coding sequence ATGCTGGATAAGCTCGCGCGCCTAGAAGAGGAATACCGGGAGCTGGAAGCGCGCCTCGCTGACCCCGAGGTCCTGAAGGACCAGAAGCGCTATCAAACCCTCTCCCGGCGCTACGCGGAGATGGGGGAGGTGATCGCCCTCATCCGGGCGTACCGGAAGGTGCTGGAGGACCTGGAGGGGGTGGAAGGCCTCCTCGAGGACCCCGAGCTCAAGGAGGTGGCCAAGGCGGAGAGGGAAGCCCTTCTTGCCCGCAAGGCGGAGCTGGAAAGGGAACTGGAGCGGCACCTCTTGCCCAAGGACCCCTTGGACGAGCGGGACGCCATCGTGGAGATCCGCGCGGGAACCGGGGGCGAGGAGGCCGCCCTTTTCGCCCGGGACCTCCTGGAGATGTACCTGCGCTTCGCCGAGGAGATGGGGTTTGAAACCGAGGTGCTGGACTCCCACCCCACGGACCTGGGAGGCTTCTCCAAGGTGGTCTTTGAGGTGCGGGGACCCGGGGCTTACGGCACCTTCAAGTACGAAAGCGGGGTCCACCGGGTGCAACGGGTCCCCGCCACGGAAACCCAGGGGCGGATCCACACCTCCACGGCCACGGTGGCGGTGTTGCCCAAGGCGGAGGAGTCCGACTTCCAGCTCAACATGGACGAGATCCGCATTGACGTGATGCGGGCCTCGGGGCCGGGGGGCCAGGGGGTGAACACCACGGACAGCGCCGTGCGGGTGGTGCACCTGCCCACGGGGATCATGGTCACCTGCCAGGACTCCCGTAGCCAGATCAAGAACCGGGAGAAGGCCCTGATGATCCTAAGAAGCCGCCTCCTGGAGATGAAGCGGGCGGAGGAGGCGGAGAAACTCCGCCAGACCCGCCTGGCCCAGATCGGCACCGGGGAGCGCTCGGAGAAGATCCGCACCTACAACTTCCCCCAGTCCCGGGTCACGGACCACCGCATCGGCTTCACCACCCATGACCTCGAGGGCGTCCTCTCGGGGCACCTCCAGCCCCTTCTCGAGGCCCTCAAGCGGGCCGACCAGGAGCGCCAGCTGGAGGCCATGACGGAAGCGTGA